The Christiangramia flava JLT2011 region AAAAACGGAGCGGAAACTTTTGGACTCCGAGCTATTGATGACCCAGCGAAGGAACAGGGGCTTTTTGACCGTAGTGATAATGTGAGCTTTGCGAAAATGGGAATTCCCGCGCCCACTTATTCAACCGGTTTTGATGCCTTTGATGCCGAAATCTTTAAATATTACCACCAGCCTTCTGATGAAGCAAATTCGCTGGATTATCAGTATTTGCTGAAATTTTACCAGGGCTATGTCTATTCCGGAAGACTGATCGCCAATGATGCCGAAACGCCTTTCTGGGTCCAGGGCGATAAATATGAAGAAGCCGGAAAGAAATTGTACCATATGCCAGCAGCCTTGAAAGACTGAAAACTGTTAAAAACGATTGATAACTGAACGCGAATTTCCTTCAGAGAAAAATAGAGAATAGTTACTTTAGCGAGCATAAAAATTTGAAGTTTTGACAGCTAAAAAGTCCGCTAAGGTTACTCCGCTTATGAAGCAGTATAACAGTATCAAGGAAAAATATCCTGATGCCCTGCTGCTATTTCGTGTAGGCGATTTTTATGAAACTTTTGGCGAGGATGCAGTCAAAGCCGCACGTATTCTGAACATTGTTCTAACCAACCGAAACAACGGTAGCGAGCGAACCGAGCTGGCAGGATTTCCACACCATTCCCTGAACACGTATCTTCCCAAACTGGTAAAGGCCGGGCAGCGTGTGGCGATATGTGACCAGCTGGAAGATCCTAAAATGACCAAAACCATCGTAAAACGGGGAGTTACCGAGCTGGTTACCCCGGGTGTGGCGATGAATGACGACATCCTTCAGAGCAAATCCAACAACTTTTTATGTGCCGTTCATTTTTCCAAAAAACAGCTGGGAGTTTCTTTCCTGGACGTTTCCACGGGAGAATTCCTTTGTGCGCAGGGAACGGTTGAGTATATAGACAAATTGCTTCAGAATTTCGGACCGAGCGAGATCCTTGTTCAGAAGAAGTTCAAAAAAGAGTTTCAGGAGTCTTTTGGAAAAGACCTGCACTGCTTTTACCTCGACGACTGGGTTTTCAAAAATGATTACGCGGAAGAAACGCTGAATGCCCATTTCCAGACCAAGTCACTGAAAGGTTTTGGTATTGATCACCTGGAAAATGGGGTGATCGCAGCAGGCGCGGTGCTGTATTACCTTGCAGAGACCCGTCATCACCGCCTGCAGCATATCACGGCGATTACGAGAATTCCTGAAGAAGAATATGTGTGGATGGACAGGTTTACTATCCGGAATCTTGAATTATACCATTCCACAGCGGCCAACGCGGTGACCCTGCTCGATGTGATAGACAAAACTATTTCGCCTATGGGCGGAAGATTGCTGAAGCGATGGCTGGCTTTGCCGCTTAAAAACATGGACGCCATCAGGCAGCGGCACGATGTGGTGGAATATTTGCTGAAGCATCCTGAAGACCTGAACGGGATCCAGGAGCAGATCAGGGAGATCAGTGATCTTGAAAGGCTCATTTCCAAAGTGGCCACTGCGAGGATCAGTCCGCGGGAAGTAAATCAGCTGAAGCATTCGCTAGACGCTATCGAGCCGGTGAAATCACTTGCCGCTTCCTGTAATAATGAGGCTTTGAAAGTGATTGGCGACAATTTGCATTCTTGTGAACTGCTTCGGAAAAAGATCGCCGAAAGTATTTCAGAAGAAGCCCCGGTAAATGTTCAGAAAGGCAATGTGATTGCCAAAGGCTTTTCCGAAGAACTGGATAATTTGCGGAATATTGCGTTTTCCGGTAAGGATTACCTGGATGAAATGATTCGGCGGGAGACCGAAAGTACCGGTATCAGTTCGCTGAAGATTGGTAATAATAACGTGTACGGTTACTATATCGAAGTTCGCAATTCTCATAAAGATAAGGTTCCGGAGAGCTGGACCCGTAAGCAAACGCTGGTAAATGCCGAGCGCTATATTACAGAGGAACTGAAGGAATACGAATCAAAAATTCTGGGAGCGGAGGAAAAAATTCTGCAATTGGAACAGGAACTTTTCGGGAAATTAATCGCCTGGATGCAGGATTATATTGACCCTGTTCAGCGAAACGCCCGCCTGATTGCCCGCCTGGATTGCCTATGTTCGTTTGCCCAGCATGCCCAGCAGGAAAATTACAGCAGGCCTGAAATGAGCCAGGATTTTAGCCTGGGTATTACTGATGGCCGCCATCCTGTTATTGAAAAGCAATTGCCGGCAGGAGAAATGTATGTCACCAACAGTGTGCATCTGGATAGGGAAGAGCAGCAGATCGTGATGATCACCGGGCCAAATATGAGTGGTAAATCGGCTATTTTAAGGCAAACCGCTTTAATCGTACTAATGGCTCAAATGGGAAGTTTTGTTCCTGCTCAGGCGGCAGAAATCGGGATCGTGGACAAAATATTTACAAGGGTTGGGGCCAGTGATAATATTTCGATGGGCGAATCTACCTTCATGGTGGAAATGAATGAAACTGCGAGTATCCTGAATAATATTTCGGAAAGAAGCCTGGTGCTTTTGGATGAAATTGGGCGGGGAACCAGTACATATGACGGAATTTCGATCGCCTGGGCGATCAGTGAATACCTGCACGAACATCCGGCGAGGGCCA contains the following coding sequences:
- the mutS gene encoding DNA mismatch repair protein MutS, with the translated sequence MTAKKSAKVTPLMKQYNSIKEKYPDALLLFRVGDFYETFGEDAVKAARILNIVLTNRNNGSERTELAGFPHHSLNTYLPKLVKAGQRVAICDQLEDPKMTKTIVKRGVTELVTPGVAMNDDILQSKSNNFLCAVHFSKKQLGVSFLDVSTGEFLCAQGTVEYIDKLLQNFGPSEILVQKKFKKEFQESFGKDLHCFYLDDWVFKNDYAEETLNAHFQTKSLKGFGIDHLENGVIAAGAVLYYLAETRHHRLQHITAITRIPEEEYVWMDRFTIRNLELYHSTAANAVTLLDVIDKTISPMGGRLLKRWLALPLKNMDAIRQRHDVVEYLLKHPEDLNGIQEQIREISDLERLISKVATARISPREVNQLKHSLDAIEPVKSLAASCNNEALKVIGDNLHSCELLRKKIAESISEEAPVNVQKGNVIAKGFSEELDNLRNIAFSGKDYLDEMIRRETESTGISSLKIGNNNVYGYYIEVRNSHKDKVPESWTRKQTLVNAERYITEELKEYESKILGAEEKILQLEQELFGKLIAWMQDYIDPVQRNARLIARLDCLCSFAQHAQQENYSRPEMSQDFSLGITDGRHPVIEKQLPAGEMYVTNSVHLDREEQQIVMITGPNMSGKSAILRQTALIVLMAQMGSFVPAQAAEIGIVDKIFTRVGASDNISMGESTFMVEMNETASILNNISERSLVLLDEIGRGTSTYDGISIAWAISEYLHEHPARAKTLFATHYHELNEMCETFDRIKNYNVSVKELKDKVLFLRKLVPGGSEHSFGIHVAKMAGMPQMVIQRANKILKKLEASHAMEDSGDILRKSAEEEMQLSFFNLDDPLLEDLKQELLGIDIDTLTPVEALMKLNEIKRMLGSKEKKTGK